From Epinephelus lanceolatus isolate andai-2023 chromosome 5, ASM4190304v1, whole genome shotgun sequence, the proteins below share one genomic window:
- the LOC117250374 gene encoding histone H2A-like, which translates to MSGRGKTGGKARAKAKTRSSRAGLQFPVGRVHRLLRKGNYAERVGAGAPVYLAAVLEYLTAEILELAGNAARDNKKTRIIPRHLQLAVRNDEELNKLLGGVTIAQGGVLPNIQAVLLPKKTEKAGKAK; encoded by the coding sequence ATGAGTGGCCGCGGAAAAACCGGTGGAAAAGCCAGAGCCAAGGCAAAGACCCGCTCCTCCCGTGCTGGGCTTCAGTTCCCAGTCGGCCGTGTCCACAGGCTGCTGCGCAAAGGAAACTATGCGGAGCGTGTCGGTGCTGGCGCCCCCGTCTACCTGGCGGCTGTGCTGGAGTACCTGACCGCTGAGATCCTGGAGTTGGCTGGAAACGCTGCCCGCGACAACAAGAAGACCCGTATCATCCCTCGTCACCTGCAGCTGGCTGTCCGCAACGACGAGGAGCTCAACAAgctgctgggcggagtgacCATCGCTCAGGGCGGCGTGCTGCCCAACATCCAGGCTGTTCTGCTGCCCAAGAAGACCGAGAAGGCCGGCAAGGCCAAGTAA
- the LOC117262897 gene encoding histone H4 encodes MSGRGKGGKGLGKGGAKRHRKVLRDNIQGITKPAIRRLARRGGVKRISGLIYEETRGVLKVFLENVIRDAVTYTEHAKRKTVTAMDVVYALKRQGRTLYGFGG; translated from the coding sequence atgagCGGAAGAGGCAAGGGAGGAAAAGGACTCGGTAAAGGAGGCGCTAAGCGTCACCGTAAAGTTCTCCGTGATAACATCCAGGGAATCACCAAACCCGCTATCCGCCGTCTGGCTCGCCGTGGTGGAGTGAAGCGTATCTCCGGTCTGATCTACGAGGAGACCCGCGGTGTGTTGAAGGTGTTCCTGGAGAATGTCATCCGTGATGCCGTCACCTACACCGAGCACGCCAAGAGGAAGACTGTGACCGCCATGGATGTGGTGTATGCTCTGAAGAGGCAGGGTCGCACTCTGTACGGCTTCGGAGGTTAA
- the LOC117250373 gene encoding histone H3: protein MARTKQTARKSTGGKAPRKQLATKAARKSAPATGGVKKPHRYRPGTVALREIRRYQKSTELLIRKLPFQRLVREIAQDFKTDLRFQSSAVMALQESSEAYLVGLFEDTNLCAIHAKRVTIMPKDIQLARRIRGERA, encoded by the coding sequence ATGGCAAGAACCAAGCAGACCGCTCGTAAATCCACTGGAGGCAAAGCCCCGAGGAAGCAGCTGGCCACCAAGGCTGCCCGTAAGAGCGCCCCGGCCACCGGCGGCGTGAAGAAGCCTCACCGTTACAGGCCCGGTACCGTGGCTCTGAGAGAGATCCGTCGCTACCAGAAATCCACGGAGCTGCTGATCCGCAAGCTGCCCTTCCAGCGCCTGGTCCGAGAAATCGCTCAGGACTTCAAGACCGACCTGCGCTTCCAGAGCTCCGCTGTCATGGCTCTGCAGGAGTCCAGTGAGGCTTACCTGGTGGGCCTGTTTGAGGACACCAACCTGTGCGCCATCCACGCCAAGAGAGTCACCATCATGCCCAAAGACATCCAGCTGGCCCGTCGCATCCGCGGAGAGAGAGCttaa